One window of the Desulfuromonas acetoxidans DSM 684 genome contains the following:
- a CDS encoding roadblock/LC7 domain-containing protein, translating into MPFKHLLTPLVESGQGVSCAIIADWDGEAVDWFSLWAEMDDLKIFGAHQGILLSHFRRCLNESRFGPIEEIVIRTESVDWFVFPITTEYYLALCADSDRFSALIRQAARLCVEELRLEFEA; encoded by the coding sequence ATGCCGTTCAAGCATCTTCTTACACCTCTGGTGGAAAGTGGTCAGGGGGTTAGTTGTGCCATTATTGCCGATTGGGATGGGGAAGCCGTTGACTGGTTCTCTCTGTGGGCGGAAATGGACGATTTGAAGATCTTTGGCGCCCATCAGGGCATCTTGCTCAGTCATTTTCGTCGCTGTCTCAACGAAAGCCGATTTGGTCCCATTGAAGAAATCGTCATTCGCACCGAGAGTGTAGATTGGTTTGTGTTTCCTATCACAACAGAGTATTATCTGGCTCTTTGTGCTGACTCGGATCGATTCAGTGCCCTTATCCGTCAGGCAGCCCGTCTCTGTGTCGAAGAACTTCGCCTGGAGTTTGAGGCTTAA